A single region of the Populus nigra chromosome 2, ddPopNigr1.1, whole genome shotgun sequence genome encodes:
- the LOC133682000 gene encoding phytosulfokines 3-like, with the protein MASVVKVATLFMVALLLCSTITYAARPEPGFPDGSLAKNQHKVVKAEHAEVMEEISCEGLGEEECLMRRTLAAHTDYIYTQKNKP; encoded by the exons ATGGCCAGTGTTGTTAAGGTTGCCACCCTCTTCATGGTAGCCCTCCTCCTCTGCTCCACAATAACCTATGCCGCCCGCCCTGAGCCAGGCTTTCCTGATGGTTCTTTGGCAAAGAACCAACATAAG GTTGTTAAGGCCGAGCATGCAGAGGTGATGGAAGAGATCAGCTGTGAAGGGCTTGGCGAGGAAGAGTGCTTGATGAGAAGGACACTTGCTGCTCACACCGATTACATCTATACCCAGAAGAACAAACCATGA